A window of the Planktothrix tepida PCC 9214 genome harbors these coding sequences:
- a CDS encoding DJ-1/PfpI family protein yields MAAKQILMLVGDFVEDYECMVPFQALQMVGHTVHAVCPGKKAEEKVKTAIHDFEGDQTYSEKPGHNFTLNATFDQIKPENYDALVIPGGRAPEYIRLNADVIKMVQYFAQTNKPIAAICHGAQLLAAADVLQGKRCSAYPACGPDVIRAGGEYADIAVDDAIVDGNLITAPAWPAHPRWLAAFLTVLGTKIEHLELAKV; encoded by the coding sequence ATGGCAGCCAAACAAATTTTAATGCTCGTGGGTGACTTCGTTGAAGATTACGAGTGCATGGTTCCGTTTCAAGCCTTGCAAATGGTCGGACATACGGTTCATGCAGTGTGTCCGGGAAAAAAAGCAGAGGAAAAGGTAAAAACTGCAATTCATGACTTTGAAGGCGACCAAACCTATAGTGAAAAACCCGGTCATAATTTCACCTTAAATGCCACATTTGATCAAATTAAACCCGAAAATTATGATGCGTTAGTGATACCCGGTGGACGGGCACCAGAATATATTCGGTTGAATGCAGATGTTATTAAAATGGTGCAGTATTTTGCTCAAACGAATAAACCCATTGCTGCTATTTGTCATGGTGCTCAACTGTTAGCAGCAGCCGATGTTTTACAGGGAAAACGGTGTTCTGCCTATCCTGCTTGTGGGCCTGATGTGATTCGCGCCGGAGGAGAATATGCGGATATTGCTGTTGATGATGCCATTGTTGATGGAAATTTAATTACCGCTCCCGCTTGGCCGGCTCATCCCCGTTGGTTAGCTGCATTTTTAACGGTATTAGGAACAAAAATTGAGCATTTAGAATTGGCAAAGGTTTAG
- a CDS encoding GDP-L-fucose synthase family protein produces MSPLDLTNKRILVTGGAGFLGRQVVAQLHQAGADPKQIMIPRSKDYNLCTLDACQKVVQDQDIVIHLAAHVGGIGLNLVKPAELFYDNLMMGTQLIESAYRAGVEKFVCVGTICAYPKFTPVPFKEDDLWDGYPEETNAPYGIAKKALLVQLQAYRQQYGFNGIYLLPVNLYGPEDNFDPKSSHVIPALIRKVYEAQQRGDKTLPVWGDGSPSREFLYSTDAARGIVMATQLYNEPDPVNLGTNQEVKIKDLVETICELMGFEGEIVWETDKPNGQPRRCLDTTRAKEKFGFIAEVGFKEGLKNTIDWYRQHAE; encoded by the coding sequence ATGAGTCCACTGGATTTAACAAATAAACGGATTCTGGTGACAGGAGGTGCGGGTTTTTTAGGGCGTCAAGTGGTAGCTCAACTGCATCAAGCAGGTGCTGATCCAAAGCAGATTATGATCCCTCGTTCTAAAGATTATAATCTGTGTACATTAGACGCTTGCCAAAAAGTGGTTCAGGATCAAGATATTGTGATTCATTTGGCGGCACACGTTGGTGGCATTGGTTTAAATTTAGTCAAACCGGCGGAACTGTTTTACGATAACTTGATGATGGGGACTCAATTAATTGAAAGTGCCTATCGTGCAGGGGTAGAAAAGTTTGTTTGTGTGGGAACCATTTGCGCCTATCCTAAGTTTACACCTGTTCCTTTTAAAGAAGATGATCTGTGGGACGGTTATCCTGAAGAAACCAATGCACCCTATGGAATTGCTAAAAAAGCATTGTTGGTGCAATTACAAGCTTATCGTCAACAATATGGTTTCAATGGAATTTATCTGTTACCCGTGAATTTATACGGCCCTGAAGATAATTTTGATCCCAAAAGTTCCCATGTAATTCCGGCATTAATTCGCAAGGTTTATGAAGCTCAACAACGGGGAGATAAAACTCTCCCAGTTTGGGGAGATGGGAGTCCCAGTCGCGAGTTTCTGTATTCAACGGATGCAGCACGGGGAATTGTTATGGCTACTCAATTGTACAATGAACCCGACCCCGTGAATTTAGGGACAAATCAGGAAGTCAAAATTAAAGACTTAGTAGAAACGATTTGTGAATTGATGGGATTTGAGGGAGAAATTGTCTGGGAAACGGATAAACCCAATGGTCAACCTCGGCGTTGTTTAGATACAACTAGAGCGAAAGAAAAATTCGGGTTTATAGCAGAAGTTGGCTTTAAAGAAGGGTTAAAAAATACCATTGATTGGTATCGTCAACACGCTGAATAA
- a CDS encoding Rpn family recombination-promoting nuclease/putative transposase has product MFDSICKFLAENYSQDLASWLLGSPVALTELSPQELSLEPIRADSLILLQSDDLVLHTEFQTEPDAKIPFRMLDYRVRVYRRFPNKVMRQVVIYLDRTNSPLVQENSFRLENTFHQFEVIRLWEQPPEEFLNVLGLLPFAVLSQTDDPTMILSQVAEVINRITDQQVQSNLTAASAILAGLILNQDTVKRILRSDLMRNSVIYQEILQEGKLQGKLQGKLEGKIEGKLEAKEEVALNLLRMGFSLEQVIQATGLSIEDIQSL; this is encoded by the coding sequence GTGTTTGACAGTATTTGCAAGTTTTTGGCTGAAAATTATTCTCAAGATTTAGCGAGTTGGTTGTTGGGTTCTCCCGTTGCGTTAACAGAGTTAAGTCCCCAAGAGTTATCCTTGGAACCCATTCGGGCTGATTCCCTGATCTTACTGCAATCGGATGATCTGGTCTTGCATACAGAATTTCAAACGGAACCCGATGCTAAAATCCCTTTTCGGATGTTAGATTATCGAGTAAGGGTCTATCGCCGTTTTCCTAATAAAGTCATGCGTCAGGTGGTGATTTATCTGGATCGCACTAACTCTCCTTTAGTCCAAGAAAATAGTTTTCGCCTAGAGAATACATTTCATCAGTTTGAGGTGATTCGTCTTTGGGAACAACCACCTGAAGAGTTTTTAAATGTATTAGGACTGTTACCCTTTGCGGTACTGAGTCAGACGGATGATCCGACAATGATATTAAGTCAAGTGGCTGAAGTGATTAACAGAATTACAGATCAACAAGTTCAAAGTAATCTTACGGCTGCTTCGGCAATTTTGGCGGGTTTAATTTTAAATCAAGATACCGTGAAAAGAATTTTAAGGAGTGATCTTATGCGAAATTCAGTGATTTATCAAGAAATCCTACAAGAAGGGAAATTGCAAGGGAAATTGCAAGGGAAATTAGAAGGGAAAATTGAAGGGAAATTGGAAGCTAAGGAAGAAGTTGCTTTAAATTTATTGCGAATGGGTTTTAGTTTAGAGCAAGTGATTCAAGCAACGGGATTAAGTATTGAAGACATTCAATCTTTGTAA
- a CDS encoding Tab2/Atab2 family RNA-binding protein, with the protein MVIWQADFYRRPLKDTTGKPLWELLVCDQTRQVEFIAMCPQSQANSTWLIEQLQQAIVIQKPERIQVFRPQSFSLLEMAGKALGISVEPSRNTMALKQWLEERSKVYSKLENYTGEPYNPVTLDQPPPLPLPENLWGDRWRFANLSAGNLQAFFADSPIPILQTPDEFLPLNLGLASVVAIPGIVIDGGKKSMPLARWLAEIKPFSCNYIAGSPDGLILESGLIDRWVIATFEDAEVIEAAKTFEVRKQLAKGLHFLLVQPDDSGMTFSGFWLLKGELKN; encoded by the coding sequence ATGGTGATCTGGCAAGCTGATTTTTATCGTCGTCCCCTGAAGGATACCACTGGGAAACCCCTTTGGGAGTTATTAGTCTGTGATCAGACTCGCCAAGTTGAGTTTATAGCGATGTGTCCTCAATCGCAAGCGAATTCGACTTGGTTAATTGAACAGTTACAGCAAGCAATTGTAATCCAAAAACCGGAGCGAATTCAAGTCTTTCGTCCCCAGTCTTTCAGTTTATTAGAAATGGCTGGCAAAGCATTAGGAATTTCGGTAGAACCCTCTCGAAATACTATGGCTTTAAAACAGTGGTTAGAGGAACGTTCAAAAGTCTATTCTAAGTTAGAAAATTATACGGGGGAACCCTATAATCCTGTGACGTTAGATCAACCCCCCCCTTTACCTTTACCTGAAAATTTATGGGGTGATCGCTGGCGATTTGCTAACCTATCTGCGGGAAATTTGCAAGCGTTTTTTGCAGATAGTCCGATTCCAATTTTACAAACACCGGATGAATTTTTACCGTTAAATTTAGGATTAGCATCTGTAGTTGCCATTCCTGGGATTGTGATTGATGGGGGTAAAAAATCGATGCCGTTAGCGCGATGGTTAGCCGAAATTAAACCTTTTTCTTGCAATTATATAGCGGGTTCACCCGATGGATTAATTTTAGAATCGGGGTTAATTGATCGTTGGGTAATAGCCACTTTTGAAGATGCAGAGGTCATAGAAGCTGCTAAAACCTTTGAAGTGAGAAAGCAGTTAGCTAAAGGATTACATTTTTTATTAGTTCAACCGGATGATTCGGGAATGACATTCAGTGGATTTTGGTTATTAAAAGGGGAACTGAAAAATTAA
- a CDS encoding ABC transporter permease, giving the protein MQRYFKILTLFWETAISAELEYRVNFLISAITSLGSLIGSMFSLFLFYRTGYSFEGWSWEEALIVLGIFTILQGISTTILVPNLNRIVTHVQDGTLDFVLLKPLSSQFWLSTRMISPWGTPDLIFGCSIVVYEGNKLGLTGRDYLDSLLPLSFGIMSLYSIWFILGATSIWFVKIYNVTEVLRGLLEAGRYPMVAYPMAYRFFFTFIVPVAFLTTIPAESILGRTQISWVMGSGLLALGLLIFSAKFWEFALKYYTSASS; this is encoded by the coding sequence ATGCAACGCTATTTTAAAATTTTAACCTTATTTTGGGAAACTGCGATTTCGGCAGAACTAGAATATCGGGTAAATTTTTTGATTTCTGCTATCACTAGCTTAGGGAGTTTAATTGGCAGTATGTTTAGCCTGTTTCTATTTTATAGAACCGGGTATAGTTTTGAAGGATGGAGTTGGGAAGAAGCCTTAATTGTTCTGGGGATTTTTACAATTTTACAAGGAATTTCTACAACAATATTAGTTCCCAATTTAAACAGAATTGTTACCCATGTTCAAGATGGAACCTTAGATTTTGTCTTACTTAAACCCCTCAGTAGTCAATTTTGGCTATCCACCCGGATGATTTCTCCTTGGGGAACCCCAGATTTAATTTTTGGTTGTTCAATTGTTGTCTATGAAGGTAATAAACTCGGCTTAACTGGAAGAGATTATCTCGATAGTTTATTGCCTTTATCCTTTGGCATTATGAGTTTATACAGTATATGGTTTATCTTAGGAGCAACCAGTATTTGGTTTGTTAAAATTTATAATGTCACCGAGGTATTACGGGGATTATTAGAAGCCGGACGATATCCAATGGTGGCTTATCCCATGGCTTATCGTTTCTTTTTTACCTTTATTGTTCCCGTCGCATTTTTAACAACAATTCCCGCCGAATCTATTTTAGGACGAACGCAAATCTCCTGGGTGATGGGTTCAGGATTATTAGCTTTAGGGCTATTAATATTTTCGGCAAAGTTTTGGGAATTTGCTTTAAAATACTATACCAGCGCATCAAGTTAA
- a CDS encoding histidinol-phosphate transaminase: MLSFLRNDLNQINAYTPHPGGSSGSPVEAEILDRLDTNECPYDLPEALKQKLAWTYQHEIETNRYPDGSHFPLKLAIASYINEIISNSEAYVNPEQISVGNGSDELIRSILIATSLGGEGSILVANPTFSMYGIIAQTLGIPVVNVGRDEDTFEMDLKAAKTTIETTQNSPIRVVFVVHPNSPTANALTEDELDWLRSLPKDILVVIDEAYFEFSQTSVVEELKQHPNWVILRTFSKAFRLASLRAGYAIAHPELITALEKVRLPYNLPSFTQTAALLALNHRQELLAVIPEILGERTRLINTLAQNKQLKLWRSDANFIYIRLTDERNSEPALNEIMQQLKTKGTLVRHTGGGLRITIGRPDENQRTIERLFSIL; the protein is encoded by the coding sequence ATGCTGTCTTTTCTCCGCAACGACCTCAACCAAATTAACGCCTATACTCCTCACCCTGGGGGAAGTTCCGGTAGTCCGGTGGAGGCTGAAATTTTGGATCGTTTGGATACGAATGAATGTCCCTATGATTTACCAGAAGCGTTAAAACAAAAGCTGGCGTGGACGTATCAACATGAAATTGAAACGAATCGTTATCCTGATGGCAGTCATTTCCCGTTAAAACTAGCGATCGCAAGCTATATTAATGAAATCATTTCTAATTCGGAAGCCTATGTTAATCCTGAGCAAATTTCTGTAGGGAATGGGTCGGATGAATTAATTCGCTCCATCTTAATTGCCACTTCTTTAGGGGGAGAAGGGTCAATTTTAGTGGCTAATCCCACCTTTTCCATGTATGGAATTATTGCTCAAACTTTAGGGATTCCAGTTGTGAACGTGGGACGGGATGAAGACACATTTGAAATGGATTTAAAAGCCGCTAAAACTACAATTGAAACCACACAAAATTCTCCCATTCGAGTTGTATTTGTGGTGCATCCTAATTCCCCAACGGCTAATGCTTTAACAGAAGATGAATTAGACTGGTTAAGAAGCTTACCCAAAGATATTTTAGTGGTTATTGATGAAGCTTATTTTGAGTTTAGTCAAACCAGTGTTGTCGAGGAGTTAAAACAGCATCCCAATTGGGTGATTTTACGCACCTTTTCTAAAGCTTTTCGCTTGGCTTCATTACGCGCTGGATATGCGATCGCTCATCCTGAATTGATCACTGCATTAGAAAAAGTTCGTCTTCCCTATAATCTCCCCAGTTTCACACAAACCGCAGCGTTATTAGCTTTAAATCACCGTCAAGAGTTACTCGCCGTTATTCCTGAAATATTGGGAGAACGCACTCGTTTAATTAATACTTTAGCTCAAAATAAACAGTTAAAGCTTTGGCGAAGTGATGCTAATTTTATTTATATTAGACTCACTGATGAACGCAATTCTGAACCTGCATTAAACGAGATCATGCAACAATTAAAAACCAAAGGAACATTAGTCCGTCACACTGGAGGAGGACTGCGAATTACCATTGGTCGTCCTGATGAAAATCAACGCACCATTGAACGGTTATTTTCTATTTTATAG
- a CDS encoding valine--pyruvate transaminase, giving the protein MNPALTQFGERMSRLTGVRAIMKDIIETLRSGKGKDFINLSAGNPVILPEVEQLWRDCTEQLLSSPEYGEVVCRYGSSQGYQPFIDVIVEDFNSRYGLNLTDCNVLITPGSQSIYFYAANAFGGYTTEGKLKKVVLPLSPDYTGYGGVSLIPEAVFSYQPALDIDEANHYFKYRPDFNQLTIDETTGCVVFSRPCNPSGNVLTEEEVKKIAALAAPFNVPVFIDSAYAPPFPALNFTEMKPVFGDNIIHCISLSKAGLPGERLGIAIGNESTIQVLEAFQTNMCIHSPRYGQAIAARAIGCGALSEIATEVIRPYYQQKFTVVETALNQAMPNNLPWFLHRGEGAIFAWMWFKDLPMTDWELYQQLKEVGLIVVPGSSFFPGLQGEWSHKNQCLRISLTATDEEITEGMKRLATVVEQIYKSAAIAV; this is encoded by the coding sequence ATGAATCCTGCATTGACACAATTTGGTGAACGGATGTCTCGTTTAACTGGGGTTCGTGCCATTATGAAAGATATTATTGAAACGTTAAGATCAGGAAAAGGCAAAGATTTTATTAATTTAAGTGCGGGAAATCCGGTAATTTTGCCAGAAGTTGAACAACTTTGGCGAGATTGTACGGAACAATTGCTATCGAGTCCTGAATATGGGGAAGTGGTTTGTCGGTATGGTTCGAGTCAGGGATATCAACCTTTTATTGATGTTATTGTTGAGGATTTTAACTCTCGTTATGGGTTAAATTTAACGGATTGTAATGTATTAATTACACCGGGGAGTCAATCAATTTATTTCTATGCAGCTAATGCCTTTGGGGGATATACCACCGAAGGCAAACTGAAAAAAGTTGTTTTACCTTTAAGTCCTGATTATACCGGATATGGGGGTGTGAGTTTAATTCCTGAAGCGGTTTTTTCCTATCAACCCGCCTTAGATATTGATGAAGCTAATCATTATTTTAAATATCGTCCTGATTTTAATCAATTAACGATTGATGAAACGACTGGCTGTGTTGTTTTCTCCCGTCCCTGTAATCCCAGTGGTAATGTTTTGACGGAAGAAGAAGTCAAAAAAATTGCAGCATTAGCAGCACCTTTTAATGTTCCTGTGTTTATTGATTCAGCCTATGCACCCCCCTTTCCGGCGTTGAATTTTACAGAAATGAAACCTGTTTTTGGAGATAATATTATTCATTGTATTAGTTTATCAAAAGCAGGTTTACCGGGGGAACGATTAGGAATTGCCATCGGGAATGAAAGCACAATTCAGGTATTAGAAGCATTTCAAACCAATATGTGTATTCATTCCCCCCGTTATGGACAAGCCATTGCCGCCCGTGCTATTGGGTGTGGAGCATTATCAGAAATTGCCACGGAGGTAATTCGTCCTTATTATCAGCAGAAATTCACCGTTGTTGAAACGGCATTAAATCAAGCCATGCCTAACAATTTACCTTGGTTTTTACATCGAGGTGAAGGCGCAATTTTTGCCTGGATGTGGTTTAAAGATTTACCGATGACGGATTGGGAACTTTATCAGCAGCTAAAAGAAGTCGGTTTAATTGTGGTTCCCGGTAGTTCATTTTTCCCCGGTTTACAAGGAGAATGGAGCCATAAAAACCAATGTCTTCGCATTAGTTTAACGGCAACGGATGAAGAAATTACAGAAGGAATGAAGCGGTTAGCAACAGTTGTTGAGCAGATTTATAAATCCGCAGCAATTGCTGTTTAA
- a CDS encoding hybrid sensor histidine kinase/response regulator: MKRKWLYKFLSPNRQIVPYLVLLSTLLLTALATYYVESTARTQDRLRFDSSIQRTENLIRDHVKTYIALLRAGSGLFAAQETVDRETFRAYMERLQLREEYPGIQGIGFSIRFSPSEKDQLIDRMRQEGMSNFTPHPDYPRPEYYAIIYLEPLDQRNQAAIGFDMFSEPVRRKAMERARDAGLPIASGRVILRQEIDQKKQAGFLIYFPIYQGNSIPPTVAERRQKLRGFIYSPFRMGDLMQGLFGSNRESLIDFEIYDGLAITPAHLLYDSNSQQHPFGFKPRFERRKMISIAGQTWTIKYTSRPELDFNSQRLIAPYIALSGSLVGIILFGLMRSQIQARRIAEKTATELRKSEKALRDSEARFQAFMDYSPASAWICDRQGRMLYFSKSYTQTFNVFKEALGTTVVDLFPSHLASEFLDCISIVASENRVLEVIKSVPRRDGTMGEFLVYQFPIWDAYGQPLVGGVAIDRTESRQAEALLRRSEVQYRTMVEQSPLSILILSVDGSVQRVNRAWEDLWGIKGENIKDYNLFNDKQFIEKEIISYIKRGFAGESVTIPPILYDPHETFPGLSRYSYAQRWIQAYIYPVRDEIGQIREVVFIYEDITERKHAEEELQESEARFRTLIETTFDGIIIHENGMILEANQGAAIMFDCCLENMIGASFLDFVTPDSHALILHNLRKNLEAPVEAFGLKKDGIKFNLEIIGRPHVYKGRQVQVTALRDITNRKQLEAQLRTRAEELAEANRLKDEFLATLSHELRTPLNAMLGWTQLLMSKHLDAETFNRATETINRNTRSLAQLIEDLLDVSRIMSGKLHLSLAPTSLIPIIEAAIDTVRPAAEAKNIKIHVSLQSNIGIVMGDSNRLQQVIWNLLTNAVKFSSEGGKIEVRLGKFQEENSGSRLDSLTQRNGSFSEGVEKVEYGEIQVSDTGQGISPDFLPFVFERFRQADGSITRKQGGLGLGLAIVRHLVELHGGTVSVDSPGLGQGTTFTVKLPFMTSELLEENDDFQDFLSDNDLLLESCFKLKGIRVLVVDDEVDARDLVAHILQNCGANVVTAGSAEEAFNLLKDNSSTSPFHILVSDIGMPQGDGYSLLRRIRLLPPEEGGQIPALALTAYAKAEDRTAAFSAGFHAHLAKPVESHELLFTVANLVGIIG, encoded by the coding sequence ATGAAGCGTAAATGGCTCTATAAGTTCTTGTCACCCAATCGGCAGATTGTTCCTTATCTCGTTCTGTTAAGCACATTGCTGCTGACGGCACTGGCAACCTATTATGTGGAATCTACGGCGCGTACTCAAGATCGGTTGCGATTTGACTCTTCTATCCAACGCACAGAAAATTTAATCCGAGATCATGTTAAAACCTATATTGCCTTACTGCGGGCGGGAAGTGGATTATTTGCGGCTCAAGAGACTGTAGATCGAGAAACGTTTCGCGCCTACATGGAACGGTTACAACTGCGTGAAGAATATCCGGGTATTCAAGGGATTGGATTTAGTATTCGGTTTTCGCCCTCGGAAAAAGATCAATTAATTGACCGAATGCGACAGGAAGGGATGTCCAACTTTACGCCTCATCCTGATTATCCTCGCCCGGAATATTATGCCATTATCTACCTAGAACCCTTAGATCAACGCAACCAAGCCGCTATTGGTTTTGATATGTTTAGCGAACCTGTGCGTCGTAAGGCGATGGAACGTGCTCGTGATGCGGGTCTACCCATCGCATCCGGTCGAGTCATTCTTCGCCAAGAAATTGACCAGAAAAAACAAGCGGGTTTTTTAATCTATTTTCCCATTTATCAAGGCAATTCTATTCCGCCAACGGTAGCAGAAAGACGGCAGAAATTACGGGGATTTATCTATAGTCCATTTCGGATGGGAGATTTGATGCAAGGACTTTTCGGGAGTAATCGAGAGTCTTTGATTGATTTTGAAATTTATGATGGTTTAGCGATTACCCCAGCCCATCTTTTGTATGATTCTAATTCTCAGCAGCATCCCTTTGGATTCAAGCCTCGATTTGAGCGACGGAAAATGATTTCGATTGCTGGACAAACTTGGACAATTAAATATACGTCTCGCCCGGAACTGGATTTTAATTCTCAACGTTTGATTGCTCCCTATATTGCCTTGTCAGGGAGTTTAGTCGGTATTATTTTATTTGGATTAATGCGATCGCAAATTCAAGCCCGACGCATTGCTGAAAAAACGGCAACAGAATTAAGAAAATCCGAAAAAGCGTTGCGAGATAGTGAAGCCCGATTTCAAGCTTTTATGGATTATAGTCCAGCCAGCGCTTGGATTTGCGATCGCCAAGGTCGAATGTTATATTTTAGTAAAAGCTATACTCAAACCTTTAATGTTTTCAAGGAAGCTTTAGGAACAACAGTTGTTGATCTATTTCCTTCCCACTTAGCTTCAGAATTCCTCGATTGTATTTCTATTGTTGCTTCAGAAAACCGTGTTTTAGAAGTGATTAAGTCTGTCCCTAGACGGGATGGCACTATGGGAGAATTTTTAGTTTATCAATTTCCGATTTGGGATGCTTACGGACAGCCGTTAGTCGGGGGGGTGGCGATTGACCGCACAGAAAGCCGTCAAGCGGAAGCTTTATTACGTCGTTCAGAAGTGCAATATCGAACGATGGTTGAACAATCTCCTTTGAGTATTTTAATTTTATCGGTAGATGGCTCTGTTCAGCGTGTCAACCGGGCCTGGGAAGATTTGTGGGGAATTAAAGGAGAAAATATCAAAGATTACAATCTTTTTAACGATAAACAATTCATTGAAAAAGAAATTATCTCTTATATTAAACGGGGATTTGCTGGGGAATCGGTGACCATTCCTCCGATTTTGTATGATCCCCATGAAACCTTCCCAGGATTATCTCGTTATAGCTATGCTCAACGTTGGATACAAGCTTATATTTATCCGGTGCGGGATGAAATTGGTCAAATTCGGGAAGTGGTTTTTATCTATGAAGATATTACAGAACGAAAACACGCAGAAGAAGAATTACAAGAAAGTGAAGCTCGGTTTAGAACGTTAATTGAAACGACGTTTGATGGAATTATTATTCATGAAAATGGGATGATTTTAGAGGCTAATCAAGGGGCAGCTATTATGTTTGATTGCTGTTTAGAAAACATGATTGGAGCGTCTTTTTTAGATTTTGTTACTCCTGATAGTCACGCTTTAATTTTACACAATTTGCGGAAGAATTTAGAAGCTCCAGTTGAGGCTTTTGGCTTAAAAAAAGATGGGATAAAATTTAATTTAGAAATTATCGGTCGTCCCCATGTTTATAAAGGACGTCAAGTTCAAGTAACGGCTTTACGCGATATTACCAACCGTAAACAATTAGAAGCTCAACTCCGCACCCGTGCGGAAGAGTTAGCGGAAGCAAACCGTCTCAAAGATGAATTTTTAGCAACACTTTCCCATGAATTACGAACACCGTTGAATGCCATGTTGGGATGGACACAACTATTAATGTCGAAACATTTAGATGCAGAAACTTTTAATCGAGCTACAGAAACAATTAACCGCAATACCCGTTCTTTAGCTCAACTCATTGAGGATTTATTAGATGTCTCTCGAATTATGAGTGGCAAATTACATTTAAGTCTGGCTCCAACTTCTTTAATTCCAATTATTGAAGCTGCCATTGACACAGTACGTCCGGCGGCGGAGGCAAAAAATATTAAGATTCATGTTTCTCTTCAATCTAATATTGGGATTGTGATGGGGGATAGCAATCGTTTACAGCAGGTGATTTGGAATCTACTCACAAATGCAGTGAAATTTAGCTCAGAAGGCGGAAAAATTGAAGTGCGACTTGGTAAGTTTCAAGAGGAAAATTCCGGTTCTCGTTTAGATTCTCTAACTCAACGGAATGGGTCGTTTTCGGAAGGAGTTGAAAAGGTAGAATATGGAGAAATTCAAGTGAGTGATACAGGACAAGGAATTAGTCCAGATTTTTTACCTTTTGTATTTGAGCGTTTTCGACAAGCTGATGGTTCTATTACTCGCAAACAAGGGGGATTAGGATTAGGATTAGCCATTGTGCGTCATTTAGTTGAACTGCATGGGGGAACTGTTAGCGTTGATAGTCCTGGGTTAGGACAGGGTACAACCTTTACGGTCAAGTTACCTTTTATGACATCAGAGTTATTAGAAGAAAATGATGATTTTCAAGATTTTCTCAGTGACAATGATTTGCTCCTAGAAAGTTGTTTTAAATTAAAAGGAATACGAGTGTTAGTCGTTGATGATGAAGTTGATGCTCGTGATTTAGTGGCTCATATTTTACAAAATTGTGGGGCAAATGTGGTGACGGCAGGTAGTGCTGAAGAAGCATTTAATTTATTAAAAGACAACAGTAGTACATCTCCATTTCATATCTTAGTGAGTGATATTGGAATGCCTCAAGGAGACGGTTATTCTTTATTACGTCGAATTCGTTTATTACCCCCAGAAGAAGGAGGTCAAATTCCGGCTTTAGCGTTGACGGCTTATGCCAAAGCTGAAGACCGCACAGCAGCATTTTCGGCAGGATTTCACGCTCATTTGGCAAAACCTGTAGAATCCCATGAATTATTGTTTACAGTTGCCAATTTAGTTGGAATTATTGGATAA